One genomic segment of Paenibacillus xylanexedens includes these proteins:
- a CDS encoding copper amine oxidase: MKWKRILLCVTVFSLLGGSLLFADSVNEKIRVLINGKEAADGGYLIDGTTYVPVREAGGVVKWDSSNKRVTVIKPNVHIFLFKGDTVFGNVNVGKLKFNVFSQVDSLTADVAAVKVTITNPSGQVKDIQSQELTTQKDNFWFRTYDFTYDFSRAGKYQVGFHIKENANSSYVLVAEKIITALND; encoded by the coding sequence ATGAAATGGAAACGAATATTGCTTTGTGTCACGGTATTCTCCTTGCTCGGCGGGTCTTTATTGTTTGCAGATTCGGTGAACGAGAAGATTCGTGTTCTCATTAACGGCAAGGAAGCAGCTGATGGAGGTTATCTCATTGATGGAACGACCTATGTACCTGTCAGGGAAGCCGGAGGCGTCGTCAAATGGGACAGCAGTAACAAGAGAGTAACGGTGATCAAACCGAATGTACATATTTTTCTCTTCAAGGGAGACACTGTATTTGGCAACGTTAACGTAGGTAAGCTGAAATTCAATGTATTTTCACAAGTGGACAGTCTGACAGCAGATGTAGCTGCCGTGAAAGTAACGATCACTAACCCGAGTGGTCAGGTGAAGGATATCCAGTCCCAGGAGCTTACGACCCAGAAGGATAACTTCTGGTTCCGAACATATGATTTTACGTACGATTTCAGTCGTGCCGGCAAGTATCAGGTCGGCTTTCATATTAAAGAAAATGCAAACAGCAGCTACGTCCTGGTAGCGGAGAAAATCATTACAGCGCTGAACGATTGA